The following is a genomic window from Pectobacterium carotovorum.
GCTGACGCCGCTGTTCACGTTGATTAAAGAGGGGAAACTGGCGCCGCACTGGCCGCTGGAGCAGGATGCCTTGCTGGCCCGTTTGCAAAAGGGATTGGATTTACCCGCGATGGAGGCGGATTATCAGGCGCTGTTTGATAGTGAGAACGGCTCGGTTTCGCCGCTGCGCTCATCCTATGAAAGCGATGCTGATGATGCGGAAATTCGTACCTTTCTACAACAGCGCGGCATGCCATTAAATGACGGCGCGGTTGGCCATTTCGGTAGCTTGCTGCTTGCGGCGTCATGGCTGGAAGATCAGGCACAAGAAGACGAAACGGCGGCGCAGATTACCCTGTTTGATGAATATCTCTTACCGTGGAGCGATCGTTTTCTCGGGAAAGTGGAAAGTCACGCTACGACCGCATTTTATCGTACGCTGGCGATTGTGTGCCGCGAAGCGCTGGAAGCGATGCGAGATGAGCTGGGTGAAAGCGATGAAGAAGACGACGAGTCGGAAGCAGAAGAATAGTACGCTGGAATGAAACCTCGCAGTATGAAACCTGGTACGCCGATAGCAGACATGATGTGTGCTATCGGCGAGTAGGTATTAGTCAGTAAACAGGATAACAATCTGGCCCGGTTTGATTTCGATGCCTTTCGCCATCTTCTTCGCCAGCGATTCCGTTGTGCTCTTATCCGCATTCAACACGTAAGCCGGTTTTTGGTCAAAATAGCTTTTCAGCGATTGATTGAGGTAAGGGCTTAGCGTTTTCATTATCGTCTGCATTTTTTCCGGCTGTACCGTGTAATCAACCAGTTCCATGTCTTTCAGGTAAATCGCGCCCTGCGTTTTATCAAATACCGGCTGTGCTTTCAGAGTCAGCTTCATATCGGCAGCCTGATTGCCCAACAGGGACGAAATATCGACCTTCGCATTGCCCGCTAGCGTGACTTTCCCCGGTTCTGCCCGGCCAATCTGGCTGGATAGCTCGGTTAAAACGATATGCGCATCCACCACGCCAGGCACGCCCAGTTGTTTCTGGTAATCATTGTGTTTTTGCAGGTACTCATTCACTTCCTGTTCACTGAGCGTGTATTGCGTGAGTTTATTACAGCCGCTGAGTGTAAAAGCCAGCAGCACTGCGGCCGCTGCCATCCATCCTGATTTTTTCATTATTCTGACCTCTTAATGCTATTGACGCGCACAATCTACTCATAGGTGGCGTGTGTTCATACGGGCAATCTATCTGTGTTAGCAATCAGCACGATTACGCATCGGCAGCGTGCGCCGGATGCACAGGGTAAACAATAGGATAGCACTGAAACAGCAGCGAAACGCCGCTTCAGGACGAAGCGGCGGAGTAAAATCGAAGGGTTAGATTGCCAGGCTGCTGAGCAGCGTTACCTGAGTCTGTTTCGCCATGTTATCCCGATAGTCCGCAACGCGCGAAGGGGGCGTGACACCCGCCACGATAGACAGCGAGCGGAGCAGCGGGAAGAGGTCGATATCATCCGTTGATAGCACACCGTTGCAGGCGTTTGGTTGGACAATCAGCGGATCGAGATCCTGTAAGTCATTGTTCAATTTCTTAATCAGCCCCTGAGAATGACTCAGGTGGTCAGCAAAACTGCCTAGCTGGGCTTCCTTCTTATTAATAAAGTATTGCCGGGCGGAAGCGGAGGCAAATTCTTCAAAGGCTGCCTGAGCGAAGCGAGGGATAATCAGGCGCGGCGTATACTCTGTGACTTTACGCAGCCAGGCGGTGATGGCGGGATTGGTGGAGCCGGTCAGCAGCGGCTTGCGGTCGTAATTATCAATGAAATGAACAATGTCCATACTTTCAGGCATGTGGCTGCCATCGTCTTTTTGCAGAATAGGCACCATTTTCTGGCCGATCAGCCGCTCTGGTGTTGCGGCGTCGTCATTCGCCAGTATTTGCAGTTCGACAGGAATATTCTTCAGGCCGAAGATCATGCGCGCTTTAACGCAATAGGGACAGTGATCGTAAATGTAGAGCTTCATACGTCGTCTCCTAAATGACATGTGGACAAAGACCGCAGTGCGGCCACGCGTGTAACCCAGCATCAAACAAGGTAACCCGAACGTGCGAGAAGGCTCGCGACGAAACAATTGTTTGAATGTATTAGGAAAGTATAGGAGGGCTTTACCGACGAGATCAAACTCGTCGGTAAAATTCAGACTAATGACCGCCCAGCATCGCAGGCTCGATGCGGCGTTGATTGAACTGCCAATACAGCGCGACTAACGTCAGGAACCCGATAGTGCCGAGCATGAACCACGGCAGTTCCGGCTGGTTCAACGCATGTCCGGTATCGAATAACCAACCGCCGCCGCTGTAGCCAATCGCGCCGCCAAGCGCCAGCCCAAGCCGACTGAACCCCATATAGCTGCCTCTGGCTCTGGAATCTGCCAGCGAGGCGCTCAGGGTTTCACGCGCGGGCTCGGCGATAATCGATCCAATGTAAAACAGGCAGATCAGCATCAGCAGGGTTTGCAGCTCTGTCGTCATCCCGATAGGGAACATACTGACGGACATAATGAATAGTCCTGCCATCAGGCGCTGTTCCAGCCGGAAGCGCTTCTCGCTCCAGCGAGCGATAGGGTACAGCAGCGTCAGCGATAGCGTTGCTTCAATGGCGTACATCCATTTCACCGCAGACGGCGTTCCGGCGATTTCGTTGACCATAATGGGCAGCATCAACAGCACCTGCACGGCCAGCATGTAGTAACCCGTCAGGGTTAACACATACATCAGGAAACGGCGGTCGCGAATAACGCGCGTCAGACCTTCCCGTATCGGCGTCTTGACCGTTGAGATGCGATAGGCTGGCAGCAGCCAGGCATTGAGCGCCGCCGCGAGTACGAAGATGACGGCACCCGCCCAGCAGACGATCTCAAAATCGTACTGGAGCAGCCAACTGCCGATAAGGGCACCGATAACGGCACCTGCGCTATCCTGCATCATTAACAGCGAGTAAAAACGGCCACGTTCTTGTGGGCGAATCAGTTTGATTACCAGTGCAGTGCGCGGCGGATCGAAGAGTGTGCCGCCGAGGCCGGATAGCGCACAAGACAGCCAAAGCAGCCAGGGTTCGTCGGCAATTGCCATAAACACAAAACCGGAGGCGCGTAGCAGCATCCCGGTAATAATCATCGGTTTGGCGCCAAACCGGTCAGCAATGGCCCCGCCGAAAATACCGAGCCCCTGCTGAATAAACTGACGCAATCCCAATGCGATACCGACTAATAATGCCGCCCAGCCGAGATCGTCGACAAAACGAATGGAAATAAGGGGAAAAACAACAAAGAATCCCAGAACCACCAGCATATTATCGAGTAATAAAAAATATTTACCCAAGCTCCGAGCTTGCGACATCAGAGGCATGTTTCACCACAACGAAGAAAGGAGGAAAATAACAGACGTGACTATTTTGTACTCTAATTCGACTTTGGTATAGCCTATTGTTGGATAATATTTTTTTATCGATTTAACGTTATCCGAGTAGCATTTCGGTGAGAAAAAATGGCTTTCCTGATTCAACTGCGCAATAACTCGGCGACGAGGATTTTACGTCTATGAATTTATGTGGTTATAGTAAGGATTATCGGAA
Proteins encoded in this region:
- a CDS encoding molecular chaperone, with the protein product MNEFSIVCRLLGTLFYRQPQDPLLTPLFTLIKEGKLAPHWPLEQDALLARLQKGLDLPAMEADYQALFDSENGSVSPLRSSYESDADDAEIRTFLQQRGMPLNDGAVGHFGSLLLAASWLEDQAQEDETAAQITLFDEYLLPWSDRFLGKVESHATTAFYRTLAIVCREALEAMRDELGESDEEDDESEAEE
- a CDS encoding lipoprotein, with translation MKKSGWMAAAAVLLAFTLSGCNKLTQYTLSEQEVNEYLQKHNDYQKQLGVPGVVDAHIVLTELSSQIGRAEPGKVTLAGNAKVDISSLLGNQAADMKLTLKAQPVFDKTQGAIYLKDMELVDYTVQPEKMQTIMKTLSPYLNQSLKSYFDQKPAYVLNADKSTTESLAKKMAKGIEIKPGQIVILFTD
- the grxB gene encoding glutaredoxin 2 gives rise to the protein MKLYIYDHCPYCVKARMIFGLKNIPVELQILANDDAATPERLIGQKMVPILQKDDGSHMPESMDIVHFIDNYDRKPLLTGSTNPAITAWLRKVTEYTPRLIIPRFAQAAFEEFASASARQYFINKKEAQLGSFADHLSHSQGLIKKLNNDLQDLDPLIVQPNACNGVLSTDDIDLFPLLRSLSIVAGVTPPSRVADYRDNMAKQTQVTLLSSLAI
- the mdtH gene encoding multidrug efflux MFS transporter MdtH, with the protein product MPLMSQARSLGKYFLLLDNMLVVLGFFVVFPLISIRFVDDLGWAALLVGIALGLRQFIQQGLGIFGGAIADRFGAKPMIITGMLLRASGFVFMAIADEPWLLWLSCALSGLGGTLFDPPRTALVIKLIRPQERGRFYSLLMMQDSAGAVIGALIGSWLLQYDFEIVCWAGAVIFVLAAALNAWLLPAYRISTVKTPIREGLTRVIRDRRFLMYVLTLTGYYMLAVQVLLMLPIMVNEIAGTPSAVKWMYAIEATLSLTLLYPIARWSEKRFRLEQRLMAGLFIMSVSMFPIGMTTELQTLLMLICLFYIGSIIAEPARETLSASLADSRARGSYMGFSRLGLALGGAIGYSGGGWLFDTGHALNQPELPWFMLGTIGFLTLVALYWQFNQRRIEPAMLGGH